GCAGATCTTTGCTGCTTCAGTGCAGGCGCGCTCTCTGGTATTGTGATCCAACACCAAGTCTACACCGATAGAAAGTCCTTTACCTCTGACCTCGCCTATGACATCATAAACAGCCTGAAGTTCCTCGAACCTTCTCTGGGCGTATGCTCCCAAAGTCCTTGCATTCTCGATCAACTTTTCTTCCTCAATTACCTCGATATTAGCCAAGGCAGCGGCACAAGAGATAGGGTTACCACCGATAGTAAACAAGTGGGCCGGTGCTTCCCAGGCTTGCATAAATTCTTTTCTGGCCACCAAAGCTGACAGAGGCATTCCGGCAGCGATAGCCTTAGCCAAAATAACCATATCCGGTTCAATACCGAAATGCTCGATCGAAAACCAGCGCCCAGTACGACCAAACCCTTGCTGAACTTCCTCAGCTACCAAAAGAATACCGTTTTCTTTACAGAGTTCATGCAATCCGTGCATATATGCGTCTGGCGGAACAATTATCCCCGCATCACCTTGTATCGGTTCGATGATAATAGCTGCTACTTCCTCAACTGGAAGATAATTAGCGAAAGCAAACCTAATGTATTCTAAGCAATGCAAATCACAGTCAGGCTGGCGATGACCGAAGGGACAACGGAAACAGTCCGGATAAGGAAAATGTTCAATTTCCGGAAGCAAAGGTCCGATCTTTCTACGCATATTTAAGCTTACCGCTGTTAGGCTGATAGACCCATAAGTGGACCCATGGTAAGAACGGATGAAGGAAATTATTTTGGAACGACCGGTATAAGCACGGGCCAACTTGATGGCAGCATCGTTGGCATCGGAGCCGCTCAACCCAAAAGCGACTTGTTTGGGGAACTTCCCCGGGGTAATGCTCACCAGTTTTTGCGCTAGCCGTACCAGCGGTTCATGATACATGTAGGCTGGGGTATAGTGAATAAACTTGGCTGCTTGACGCTTGATAGCGTCCACGATTTTAGGGTGAGCGTGCCCTGTGTTTAAGGCAGCCGCACTGGCCAGGAAATCCAAGTATTCATTACCGTCGGCGTCTACCACTGTACAACCCCTGGCATGATCTACAACCAGTGGATAATAGGGTACGCGTGAGGCTGGGGAGATTACCTTCTTATCTTCCTCTACTAAAGCAAGGCAACGTTTAAGGCCTGGCATGATCAAAGAACCACCCTTTCGAGTTGGCTGTGGTTATGCAAATCAGTTGCACCTGGGTTCATGGTTAATTAGGGAACGGTGGTTGAGACTTTTCTGCTCTTACTATCTTGGCAATTCCAATGGTTAATACCGGCACAATGTGAGTAATAAAGAATCCCCAAGAAATGGTTCCGTAACCTTTGGCAATCAGATCAATTAAACCAAACCGGCTCATAGCTATACTCAAAAGTACCATGCCCAGGGCGATGACTCCCCGCATGTTCTTAGTAAGCTGCCGATCTCGCTCTTTAAGAGTAGCAGCCAAACGTTCGTTTACAGCATGAATAAAGCCGGTACCGGTTTCTATCAGTGTTCCAAACAGTACGATCTCATAGGCAGCTAGCAACAAAACTGAACCAAGGCTTTTTAGCGCTGTAAAGGCTGGCATTGTATCACTGACGATTCCTGGGTAACCGCTCAAGACCACCATATAGAAGAGAAAACCTGGAATAATAGTGATAAGGGAACTTAGGAATCCGGAGACAAAGGCCTCCGATCGGGTCTCAATATCCGGCAGGGTAAATAAAATGGCACAAATGCAACCTAAATTGTAGAACGCGTACCTAAAACCATCCAAACCCCAACCGGGGATTATTTCTCTTGTGCTAAGAGCCTGAGAAATACTGGGACCAAATCTACTTAGTCCAAAGATAATAAACGCCGCATAAACGCCATATAGAACAAAGGACCACCAC
This genomic window from Bacillota bacterium contains:
- a CDS encoding aspartate aminotransferase family protein gives rise to the protein MPGLKRCLALVEEDKKVISPASRVPYYPLVVDHARGCTVVDADGNEYLDFLASAAALNTGHAHPKIVDAIKRQAAKFIHYTPAYMYHEPLVRLAQKLVSITPGKFPKQVAFGLSGSDANDAAIKLARAYTGRSKIISFIRSYHGSTYGSISLTAVSLNMRRKIGPLLPEIEHFPYPDCFRCPFGHRQPDCDLHCLEYIRFAFANYLPVEEVAAIIIEPIQGDAGIIVPPDAYMHGLHELCKENGILLVAEEVQQGFGRTGRWFSIEHFGIEPDMVILAKAIAAGMPLSALVARKEFMQAWEAPAHLFTIGGNPISCAAALANIEVIEEEKLIENARTLGAYAQRRFEELQAVYDVIGEVRGKGLSIGVDLVLDHNTRERACTEAAKICYRAWEKGLLLSFFSGSVLRIQPPLIITKDETDRALSIIEESMKDLVGGRISDEVLETVKGW